A window of the Gemmatimonadales bacterium genome harbors these coding sequences:
- the hemW gene encoding radical SAM family heme chaperone HemW encodes MTTSEPPPPAHVYVHVPFCARRCTYCDFSIAVRREPPVAAFLGALELELGRLGPPADPATVYLGGGTPSSLGAEGVARLAALLGLKGAPAEFTIEANPEDVTPEAVRGWTRAGVNRLSLGAQSFDDAVLAWMHRTHRAERIGEAVRAARRGGIGNVSLDLIFALPEELRRDWRRDLDAAIRLEPDHVSLYGLTVEPGTALFRRQERGELAPCSEQRYADEYLHAHRRLAEAGFAFYEVSNAARAGREAVHNRAYWTLAPYLGAGPSAHSFDGVSRWWNEPAYARWLRLLAQGRAPVAGREILGDQQRRLERIYLGLRTVEGIVLEEPVAAAFRQAIGRWTAAGWAVVAEERANGATERLRLTPQGWLRLDELVATI; translated from the coding sequence ATGACGACGTCGGAGCCGCCTCCGCCGGCGCACGTCTACGTCCACGTTCCCTTCTGCGCGCGGCGCTGCACCTACTGCGACTTCAGCATCGCCGTCAGGCGCGAGCCGCCGGTCGCCGCGTTCCTGGGGGCGCTCGAGCTGGAGCTGGGGCGCCTCGGCCCGCCCGCGGACCCCGCCACGGTCTACCTCGGCGGGGGGACGCCGTCCTCGCTCGGCGCCGAGGGCGTCGCCCGCCTGGCGGCGCTGCTCGGCCTGAAGGGCGCGCCGGCCGAGTTCACCATCGAGGCCAACCCCGAGGACGTCACGCCGGAGGCGGTGCGCGGCTGGACGCGGGCCGGCGTCAACCGCCTCTCCCTCGGCGCCCAGTCGTTCGACGACGCGGTGCTGGCGTGGATGCACCGGACCCACCGCGCGGAGCGGATCGGGGAGGCCGTGCGCGCGGCGCGGCGGGGCGGCATCGGGAACGTCTCGCTCGACCTGATCTTCGCGCTCCCCGAGGAGCTGCGGCGCGACTGGAGGCGCGACCTCGACGCGGCGATCCGCCTGGAGCCGGACCACGTCTCGCTCTACGGGCTGACGGTCGAGCCGGGCACGGCGCTGTTCCGCCGGCAGGAGCGCGGCGAGCTCGCGCCGTGCTCCGAGCAGCGCTACGCGGACGAGTATCTCCACGCGCACCGGCGGCTGGCCGAGGCGGGCTTCGCCTTCTACGAGGTCTCGAACGCCGCCCGCGCCGGCCGGGAGGCCGTGCACAACCGCGCCTACTGGACGCTGGCGCCGTACCTCGGCGCAGGGCCGTCGGCGCACAGCTTCGACGGCGTGTCGCGGTGGTGGAACGAGCCGGCGTACGCGCGCTGGCTCCGGCTGCTGGCCCAGGGCCGCGCGCCGGTCGCGGGCCGCGAGATTCTCGGCGACCAGCAGCGGCGGCTGGAACGGATCTACCTCGGGCTCCGCACCGTCGAGGGCATCGTGCTGGAGGAGCCCGTGGCGGCGGCGTTCCGCCAGGCCATCGGCCGCTGGACGGCCGCCGGCTGGGCGGTCGTGGCGGAGGAGCGGGCCAACGGCGCCACGGAGCGCCTCCGTCTCACGCCCCAGGGATGGTTGCGGCTAGACGAGTTGGTGGCAACCATTTAA
- the dprA gene encoding DNA-processing protein DprA encodes MTAAVAGSAILRLTRDDPLFPKSLLVLREPPDALYALGDLSLLARPLVAIVGSRTPTTYGARVAYQAAQAAARAGLVVVSGMARGLDTRAHRGALDAGGKTIAVLGSGVDVPYPRSNCDLYADVRGAGLLVSEQQPGTAPHQGSFPQRNRIIAGLAACLLVVEGRVKGGTSNTAEWMLKCGKPVLAVPGRIEDEVAQNPNQLISEGATPYLGPQSLLDQFGVTWEGVEEGERRAAAAQLDALLGTSAELLGAEASVFDVLTQEPLHVDAIAARTALAPGRLLAALSSLEIKGLAVQLPGKHFVLAS; translated from the coding sequence GTGACGGCCGCGGTGGCCGGCTCCGCGATCCTCCGGCTCACCCGGGACGATCCGCTCTTCCCCAAGTCGCTGCTGGTGCTGCGGGAGCCGCCCGACGCGCTGTACGCGCTCGGGGACCTCTCGCTGCTCGCGCGGCCGCTGGTGGCGATCGTCGGGAGCCGCACGCCCACGACCTACGGCGCCCGGGTGGCGTACCAGGCGGCGCAGGCGGCCGCGCGCGCCGGCCTGGTGGTGGTGAGCGGCATGGCGCGGGGGCTCGACACGCGCGCCCACCGCGGGGCGCTCGACGCCGGCGGCAAGACCATCGCCGTGCTGGGGAGCGGCGTGGACGTTCCCTATCCGCGCAGCAACTGCGACCTCTACGCCGATGTGCGGGGCGCGGGGCTCCTGGTGAGCGAGCAGCAGCCGGGCACCGCGCCGCACCAGGGCTCGTTCCCGCAGCGCAACCGCATCATCGCCGGCCTCGCCGCCTGCCTGCTGGTCGTCGAGGGCCGGGTGAAGGGCGGGACCAGCAACACGGCCGAGTGGATGCTGAAGTGCGGCAAGCCCGTCCTCGCCGTGCCCGGCCGCATCGAGGACGAGGTGGCCCAGAACCCGAACCAGCTGATCAGCGAGGGCGCCACGCCGTACCTCGGTCCCCAGAGCCTGCTGGACCAGTTCGGCGTCACCTGGGAGGGCGTGGAGGAGGGCGAGCGGCGCGCCGCCGCCGCGCAGCTCGACGCCCTGCTCGGCACCTCCGCCGAGCTGCTGGGTGCGGAGGCGTCGGTGTTCGACGTGCTCACCCAGGAGCCGCTGCACGTGGATGCGATCGCGGCGCGCACGGCGCTCGCGCCGGGCCGGCTCCTCGCGGCCCTCTCGTCGCTGGAGATCAAGGGGCTCGCGGTGCAGCTGCCGGGGAAGCACTTCGTGCTGGCGTCGTGA
- the obgE gene encoding GTPase ObgE, with translation MFIDEVVIEVVAGDGGSGMAAFRRESRVPKGGPSGGDGGRGGSVHVVADPQLWTLLDYTYHTRWVAESGQHGGPSQQSGRSAADLALPVPLGTEVRDAATGALLGEVVRPGDSFVVAQGGRGGLGNAHFATPTRQAPHHYQPGEDGERRTIRLTLKLIADVGLLGEPNAGKSTLLAAVTAARPKIADYPFTTLEPNLGVVQLSDHRSFVVADLPGIIEGAHQGKGLGLKFLRHVERTRVLVCMIPLDAPDPGASYAMVRGELERWSPALAAKPHCVAWTKSDLVADAGALGLPATPAAFAQFVISSVSHRGLDELLEALWQRLARERQEVEAAT, from the coding sequence ATGTTCATCGACGAGGTGGTCATCGAGGTGGTGGCCGGCGACGGCGGCTCCGGGATGGCCGCGTTCCGGCGGGAGAGCCGCGTGCCGAAGGGCGGCCCCTCGGGCGGCGACGGCGGGCGCGGGGGCAGCGTGCACGTGGTCGCCGATCCGCAGCTCTGGACCCTGCTCGACTACACCTACCATACGCGCTGGGTGGCGGAGTCCGGCCAGCACGGCGGCCCGTCGCAGCAGAGCGGGCGCTCGGCCGCCGACCTCGCGCTGCCGGTGCCGCTCGGCACCGAGGTGCGCGACGCCGCCACGGGCGCGCTGCTGGGCGAGGTCGTGCGCCCGGGCGACTCCTTCGTGGTGGCGCAGGGCGGACGGGGCGGCCTCGGCAACGCGCACTTCGCGACGCCGACCCGTCAGGCGCCGCATCACTACCAGCCCGGCGAGGACGGAGAGCGGCGGACCATCCGGCTCACGCTCAAGCTGATCGCCGACGTGGGCCTCCTGGGCGAGCCGAACGCGGGCAAGAGCACGCTGCTCGCGGCCGTCACGGCGGCCCGGCCGAAGATCGCCGACTATCCGTTCACGACGCTCGAGCCCAACCTCGGGGTCGTCCAGCTGAGCGATCACCGCAGCTTCGTGGTGGCCGACCTGCCGGGGATCATCGAGGGGGCGCACCAGGGGAAGGGGCTCGGCCTGAAGTTCCTGCGCCACGTCGAGCGCACCCGCGTGCTGGTCTGCATGATCCCGCTCGACGCGCCCGATCCGGGCGCGTCCTACGCCATGGTGCGGGGCGAGCTGGAGCGGTGGTCGCCGGCCCTGGCGGCGAAGCCGCACTGCGTGGCCTGGACCAAGAGCGACCTGGTGGCGGACGCCGGCGCCCTCGGGCTGCCCGCGACGCCGGCGGCGTTCGCGCAGTTCGTGATCTCCTCCGTCTCGCACCGCGGCCTGGACGAGCTGCTCGAAGCGCTGTGGCAGAGGCTGGCCCGCGAGCGGCAGGAGGTCGAGGCGGCGACGTGA
- a CDS encoding carboxymuconolactone decarboxylase family protein gives MTAVLDPATRALVRVALGLAHASEARLGEWLEEAGRAGTPPLWLDELLISSLLYVGYPRALVALAVFRRLVPAAAAGAEPADYERWREWRERGEATCRAVYGKHYDQLRVNVRALHPALEQWMIVDGYGKTLGRPGLDLRRRELCSIAMLIPQQVPRQLVSHLRGALNAGAAAAEVDEVLELAGEAGVFPEVLALARDLWRELRDTRRHD, from the coding sequence GTGACGGCCGTGCTCGATCCCGCGACGCGCGCCCTGGTGCGGGTCGCTCTCGGCCTGGCGCACGCCTCCGAGGCGCGGCTCGGCGAGTGGCTGGAGGAGGCCGGCCGCGCCGGCACTCCGCCGCTGTGGCTCGACGAGCTGCTGATCTCCAGCCTGCTCTACGTCGGCTATCCGCGCGCGCTGGTGGCGCTGGCCGTGTTCCGGCGGCTGGTGCCTGCGGCCGCCGCGGGGGCGGAGCCGGCGGACTACGAGCGGTGGCGCGAGTGGCGGGAGCGCGGCGAGGCGACCTGTCGCGCGGTGTACGGCAAGCACTACGATCAGCTGCGGGTGAACGTGCGCGCCCTGCATCCGGCGCTCGAGCAGTGGATGATCGTGGACGGCTACGGCAAGACGCTCGGCCGGCCCGGCCTGGACCTGAGGCGCCGGGAGCTGTGCTCGATCGCGATGCTGATCCCGCAACAGGTCCCGCGCCAGCTGGTTTCGCACTTGCGGGGCGCGCTCAACGCGGGCGCCGCCGCGGCCGAGGTGGACGAGGTGCTCGAGCTGGCGGGCGAGGCGGGCGTCTTCCCGGAGGTCCTCGCCTTGGCCCGGGACCTGTGGCGGGAGCTGCGGGACACGCGGCGGCACGACTGA